Proteins encoded together in one Pseudomonas sp. Seg1 window:
- a CDS encoding LysR substrate-binding domain-containing protein: protein MKRLPPLPALHTFLITAQCCNFTRAAEQLHITQGAVSRQIAGLEDHLGYELFIRLARGLELTAEGREWLPRVEKVFGLISEATEQIGLKRETLQLKAPSCVMRWLVPRLLQWQKERPDVPVKLTTTLAHGVDFQREQFDAAVIYGTPPDNSATALHLFDEQLTPVCSPALLKGPPALSELADLQQHLLLHPTADTKDWKVWLTAAELQLNNVNMGQHFETLDQAMSMASHGTGVAIGDWSLIGDDLRAGRLVMPFELKVKTGLAYYVVVPAGTEPSPQLEELMIWLVEQAHLR from the coding sequence ACGACTGCCACCCCTGCCCGCCCTGCATACGTTTCTGATCACCGCGCAGTGCTGCAACTTCACCCGGGCCGCCGAGCAGTTGCACATCACCCAGGGCGCCGTGAGCCGGCAGATTGCCGGGCTGGAAGATCATCTGGGGTATGAGCTGTTCATTCGCCTGGCCCGAGGTCTGGAACTGACGGCCGAAGGACGCGAATGGCTGCCACGGGTGGAGAAGGTGTTCGGCCTGATCAGCGAAGCCACCGAGCAGATCGGCCTCAAACGCGAAACCCTGCAACTCAAAGCGCCGAGCTGTGTGATGCGCTGGTTGGTACCGCGCCTGCTGCAATGGCAGAAAGAGCGCCCGGATGTGCCGGTCAAGCTGACCACCACACTGGCGCATGGCGTCGACTTTCAACGCGAGCAATTCGATGCGGCGGTGATTTATGGAACGCCACCGGATAACTCGGCGACCGCGCTGCATCTGTTCGATGAACAACTGACCCCGGTCTGTTCACCGGCATTGTTGAAAGGCCCGCCAGCGTTGTCCGAGCTGGCCGATCTGCAACAGCACTTGTTGCTACATCCGACTGCCGACACGAAGGACTGGAAGGTGTGGCTGACGGCGGCGGAGTTGCAGCTCAATAACGTGAACATGGGCCAGCATTTCGAAACGCTGGATCAGGCGATGTCGATGGCGTCGCACGGGACAGGAGTGGCGATTGGCGACTGGTCGTTGATCGGCGATGACTTGCGTGCCGGACGACTGGTGATGCCGTTTGAGTTGAAGGTGAAGACGGGGTTGGCGTATTACGTGGTGGTGCCTGCGGGAACCGAGCCATCGCCGCAGCTGGAAGAATTGATGATCTGGCTGGTTGAGCAGGCCCATTTGCGCTGA